A region of the Silene latifolia isolate original U9 population chromosome 9, ASM4854445v1, whole genome shotgun sequence genome:
agtccttggatagtatgtccgcacgtttatcaagcatcataaacgaattaaaaaacctaggaagaaagttcaataccgaggacattgcaaggaaggttattaggagcctaactaaaaagtggcgtgccaaggtcacagcaatggaggaatcgCGAGATCTTGAGAATctatcctaccaagaactcattggtgctctcatggcccacgAAATCACTCTAAATGCTGATGAAGCAGAACCGAGTAGAGGTAAAAATATGTCCTTGAAAAGCGAAGATGTTAACTCCGACATAGAAGATGAAACCATTTTGTTTGCACGTCGTTttaaaaatagaatctttcgaaacaagcaagcaaaatatTCTTCTAACAACAACAGGTCCTTTAACAAGAAAATAACAGAATCAAAATCTTCTTTTgctaacagaggttgcttcaagtgtggagaagtTGATCACAtaatcaaggattgtccaacatgggagaagattaaagacaaggcaaaacgcgagaagacaaagaaggagttcaagcaagtaatgatggctttgtgttggggagatcttgactcagaagatgatgaaggatccgAAGATGATGAAGTAGCCAATCTTTATCTCAGctgcgtcagtcttgacctaatctctagCAGCGATAACGATAGCACGAACTCTcaatcaaactattgctttctaggagaatcagatgaagacGACGATAATGAGATCAAattgaaagaaaacaatcaatggtatcttgacagtggatgctcaagacacatgactggagataagaatttgtttctttcacgCAAACCTTTCAATGGAGGAAAGGTGACATTTGGGGACAACAAGAAGGGTAAAGTGATTAGTGTGGGCAAAGTTGTAATTTCTAAatcacacgcaatcagtgatgtttatttagtggatggtctcaagcaCAATCTGCTTACCATATcccaattatgcgacaaaggtaacaaggttGTTTTTCATACTAATGGTTGCcgcattataattgaaggtataagcaatgttattcttgaaggacaTAGGAAAAGGAAcgtgtatatggtagatttaaatgctgtgcctactaaatcttttacatgcatgaaagttacacttgatgatccttgtctatggcacaaacgttttggtcacattagctcactaaccttgaacaaactcaagatttgggacttggttgaagcactacctaaaatcaagttcgaccaagaaaagatgtgtgacacgtgtgctaggtgcaaacatgtgagatcatcgttcaaacctaaaagagtggtaagcacgAATCAAGCGTTGGAATTGTTGTACATGGACTTATGCggtcctatgaaggtaagaagtcGAGGAGGATCCAGGGCATGTctttgtcctcgtagatgactactcaaggtatgtatggcctatctttcttcattcaaaaaatgagacttttgatgaatttgattgtcttatgaaacttgttcaaaataaaaacaagactaaccttgtgtctattcgtacggatcatgacactgaatttgataatcaaacctttatagaatattgtagagttaatggtgtaggacataacttttatgcaccaagaactcctcaacaaaacggtgtcgttgaacgtatgaatagaacactaaaagatatggctcgtacaatgcttttatgtagtggtctacctcgtaacttttgggctgaagctattagtacttcatgttacatccataatcgtgctatgataagaaatatccttaagaaaaccccttatgaacttctaagaggtcacaaacctaatatctcccatatTTGTTGCTTTGGAAGTAAgtgctttgttcacaacaatggtaaaaataggttaagtaagttcgaccctagaagtgatgagaCTATTTTTATAGGGTATTCgaatcatagcaaggcttacaaggtcttcaataaaagaacactttATACTGAAGAAAGTATtgatgttatttttgatgaagataacgtgttcgataagcccttacaggatgacAAAGAATACATGGGTTGACCCAGGGGGCTGATTTAGACTTAGCTAGGTGTCGTGTCAACCCAGGGGGCTGATTTAGACTTAACGCCACatttgactacttaaccttgttcatgacacaAGGTGTGTTTAtcatgtttaaagccaacaggggcgtactttaggcaagtttatcgtcattctaggaccagtgGAACATTGCAGGATCTTGGAGAAAACTGTGTCAAGTTAAAGAGAGATTTTTGTCACTTTTGCAGTCTGGTTCTGGTTTGTAGGGTGGCTATACTGTAAGATAGGGCTACTGTTGGTTGCAACCTGACTATGAGCAGATGGATTGGGCTCCCTGGATTATGAATAGTTGGCTAGTGCCCAAACATGGGTTCATAAGCTGGTTGTCTGGACATCATCGTTTGATGATGCAGGATAAATTACTTAGGATGAACATTGTTCAAGTTAATACCTGTTACTTATGTGGACTAGAACCTGAGGAGCATTCCCACTTATACTTCAGATGTGAATATAGCTGCAAATGTAGTAAGTTGGTTTCAGAATGGTGTAATAAGCAGGTACCAGATCAAGATTGTTGCATTTGGTGGACAAAACAAAGATTCAGATCTCAGGCAAAGAAGAAGATCATGGGAATTGTTTTGGCTGCACTAATCTATCACATTTGGGCAGCACGCAATACCAGTATAGTGGACAAGTTCCTGATTAAACCTGAAAGTTTACTTAAGAGGGTTCAAATTAATGTAAGAAATAGAGTCAAAAGTTGTACTATAAAGTGTTCTAGTAGAGGAGTAGGAACATGGATTGACCGTATTATGTGTCACAAAGGAATAGCTGCATTGTAGTTATTCCTTAAGTTTATATGTTTGGCGTATGATTTTAATGAAGCTTACATTTTTCCAAAAAAAAGGAACATTGCAGGATCTTGGTTGCTTAGAAATCCCTGCGCTCCTAATGtttttgcatgcatgctggggccttGACTACGTCGAGTACTCAGTGTCGATAGCTACCTTTAGGGGTAGTATCTGAGGTAGCTGCGTGAGCTTTAAGCTGTCGGCCAAGCCCCCTTCGTATGTTCCACAAGTCGTCTGGCAAGGGTGCTCTTACTGGAGAATTAGGTTAGgtatgttggagtgccatgtgccttgtcaccccgcgttcacagttgacagtcctgctggCAACACTTTCACCATACCATAGACGTTAGAGTGTAAAGTGGTATTTCAAAGCACCCAAAATAAAAAAAGTCAAAAAATCTGTCAAAGCAATATGAAGTACCTGGCGCTATCTCATGGGGTTCCAGAGCAACCATGGACCAAGGAAGCTACAGACCACACAGCTCCAATAGTGGTTTCAAGCTTaaggaaatgtaaataaagaGAAGTACAATAGAAAACAGATAGTATGCCtactatctttttttttttagggtttcttGAATACAAACTTTGTACACTAAATTCTACTTGTTATCAAAAGTGATACCTCtttaggtgaagtatgttccatggtttgTGTATTAATTGACCATCCATAGTCATTAATCTATACGCCCCATGACCAACAACGCCTtcaacctggtatggtccttcccatttatagGCGAATTTGTCTGCCTTGTGGTTTTTGGTGTTTTGGAATacttcacggagaaccaggtctcctacctctagGAGCCTGATATTTACGTTCTTGTTATAGCTCTTGGcgactgactgcttgtaggcagccGGACGTATCTTCGTGCTTGCTCGCAGCTGTCTATCGTATCCAAGTTCCTGATCATCTCTGcactgttcagttcccctgtcatgcATCCATACCTATGAGTTGGAGCTAGAACCTCTGATGGAATCACCGCCTCTGCTCCAAACACCAGActgaagggtgtttggcctgtcgcCGTCTTTGGTGTCACAGTACTAGTGGCAATTCAACTGctcactttcctcctaactcctgaaACCTCCTCCTCAAATATtccataatgattttattgctggattcaacttgcccattggactttggagtgcTAGGCGTTGACTTTTTCAGTGATATGTTCCACCTAGCACAGTATCTTTCCACGTCGTTTGACACGAATTGTGATCCGTTTACATataatttctgatgggataccaaacctgcagagGATGTTACGATTGATAAAACAAATGACTTGCTTATCTTTTACTTCAGTGAATGCTTCTACCTCTATCCATTTAGAAAAAtagtctgtcattgctagcattcATAGTCTGTTTCCCGGTGCCCTAGGCATAGGGCCAacgatgtccattccccatgtcattAATGCCATGGAGAGATGATTAGGTGCAAAGGTTCTGCTAGCtggtggatcattggtgctgaccTCTAGCAGGCGTCACACTTTCGAGCGTATTCTACTGAGTCTGCcttcattgtgggccagaagttaCCTTGCCTGAGAgctttgtttgacagactcctgccccatgcatggtttccacattcgccactatgGAGGGCATGTAATACAGTTTGTGCCTCTTGCTTACTCAGGAACCGTAAGTAAGGTCCTGCCAGTGATTTTCTGAAAAGCACATCGTCAATCAGTACAAATCTGGTGGCTTTCATTTTGAAGCCCCTTACCTCTTTTTTGTCAGCTGGTAGTTTGCCATCCTTCAGCCAATCTAAGTAAGGCGTGCACTAGTCTGGATCAGCTGACCGGTTGTCTGTGTTTGACAGAACTGCTTCTCCATTCTTCACGTCCTGTTGGTCTTCCAGCTCTCCTCTGTCTATTTCCTCCGCCTTTTGGATTGATGGTTCCAACACGTGCGCGATGGGTATGTTGGCCAGCTATGTTGGTTTGAAGGTTGCCCCTGGGGTTTCCAGggcatctgcttccacattctgGTCTCTGGGAACCTGCTTAAGCTTACAGTCTTTGAATTTTTGCTTTAGCTCATTTGCTACTTTTAAGTAGGCTATCATCTTTAAATCCTTGGCTACATATTCATCATTTATATGATTAACTATGAGCAAGGACTCACTGTATACCTGTAGGTTTCTGATTGCCAACTCTAGAGCTAGCTGCATCCCCAGTATTAAGGCTtcatattctgtttcattgttagtAGCCTTAAACTCACAGCGgactgcttgtgctatcagatccTCGTGTAGATATCGCAAGATTAGGCCTACACCTGCCCTCCTTTGATTGGAGGCGCCGTCaatgtgcatctgccagacttttATGTCCTTGTCCCCTTTAAGGGTCAAGATCTCTTTATCAGTCGGATTTTGGATAGCTAGGCTGAAGTCTGAAACGAAATCTTCCAATGCATGTGACTTTATCGCCGTCCTTGGCTCATACCTAATGTCATATCCACTAAGGTGTACGGACCATttcgacattctgcctgataaTTCAGGCTTCCTCATCACAGACTTTAGGGGATAATTAGTCACAACATGTATGGCATGtggttcgaaataagggcgtagtTTGTAGGATGCAATTATAAGTGCAAGTACTAAGCCTATTTTCgagggatgtgtacctggtctctgccggtaacagagacttgcttacataATAGACTGGTCGCTGCTCCTTATCCTGCTCCCTGACTAGGTTTGCGCTTACTGCTACCTCTGTAACGGCTACATACAGGAACAAAGGTTCTCCTTGCTCTGGTTTTGATAGCAGCGATGGGGTGCTGAGATAGTGCTTCAGCTCCCTGAACGCTTGTTCGTACTCTGATGCGAAATGGCAACAGAATAAGACCTGATTTGAACAGTTTTACTGGAAGTAATTACGAATATACcgtttttatgtgtttttttatatgtaaatgaaacaagaaataaaggatatTTGGTTCGAATTATGTGAAATCGAACCAATGTGATATTTACTCGGTGCTAGACCTATAACACGAGTAATGGGTGAGaatactcaagacctattgaatattaCTCGGGCTTAAGCTTGATCGCGTCAAACTCTAACAATTTTTGGATCGAACGCATCGATCATGAATTacaaacttgtaaaacattagGGTTTTCTTTTTTTATTCAAAATCTTGTGTGTTTCTACAAGAGATTAGGATGATAGCCTTACAAAATAGTAAAGGGAAAGCTAAAAGACTAGCTATTAAAAATAGTTATTATGACACATAATGATAGCCATAATGAACCAATTAAGATAACTAATAAagttaatttaattgctcaattAAGCCCCTATTTATTCCTAAATTAATCATGTTGTTGAACCATGTTGACCGATTAAACGAGCGTGATCATCACATGAATCAGTCCAACGAATTCAACGAAAGCTCGAGATACATTTAATCATCCTGAGATTCAACATCCCCAAATAATCATCGAGAATGCATTACACTGATCTCCGACTTTCAATGAATTCGTCCCTCCATTGACTCGTATCCGTACTCGTATCATCCGCcttttcttcaaaaagaatcatCCCAATTCTTGAACCTTTGCTATAGGTTATGAAAAGccgatcaaccctcgaactaccttgctcgagtttaacctttgaattccaatcgcaatcGGAAAATCAACCAACATCTTGACTTTGACACGCCTTAACACCGTTAGGgaccaatttttttttgtttttattttttttttcggatgaACAGTACCACACCCGTgaacagtattttttttttttcgcttgAAGTAAAATCACTAGAAACTCGCCCCCGAAAtacaaaaccgattaaccctcgaactacctgttcaagtttaacctttgaactccaatcgcaatcggaaattcaactaaaaagttgGCTTTGACACGtgtaggaccgtctagatttagtAAAATCAAGagtcgaagctctgataccatatgatgCGAAATGGCAGCAGAATattagaaaaataaaacaaaagggaTATTTGCCTTGAATTCATGTGTCGAATTCAAGTCAATAGGATATTTACTCGGTGCTAGCCCTATAACACGAGTAATGGGTGAGaatactcaagacctattgaatattaCTCCGGCTAAAGCTTGATCGCGTCAAACTCTAACGATTTTTGGATCGAACGCATCGATCATGAATTacaaacttgtaaaacattagggttttcttttttttattcAAAATCTTGTGTGTTTCTACAAGAGATTAGGATGGCTATATATAGCCTTACAAATAGTAAAGGGAAAGTTAAAAGACTAGCTATTAAAAATAGTTATTATGACACATAATGATAGCCATAATGAACCAATTAAGATAGCTAATAAAGTTAATTTAATTGCTCCATTAAGTCCCTATTTATTCCTAAATTAATCATGTTGTTGAACCATGTTGACCGATTAAACGAGCGTGATCATCACATGAATAAGTCCAACGAATTCAACGAAAGCTCGAGATACAATTAATCATCCCGAGATTCAACATCCCCAAATAATCATCAGGAATGCATTAAACTGATCTCCGACTTTCAATGAATTCGTCCCTGCATCGACTCGTATCCGTACTCGTATCATGCTCTTTGGTCCATTCGAATCTTTGACTCTTCCTTAATATGTCATAGAATAGCCTGCATCTGTATGACGATATCGAAATGAACCTGCTGAGAGCTGCCATCTTTCCTGCTAGTCGCAGCACATTTTTTAGCTTTTCTGGTGACTCCAGCTATAGCACCACCTTTATATGTTCTGTGTTGGCTTTTATTCCCCTTTGGATTACTATGTAGCCTAAAAAATTCCCGGATGAGACTCCAAAAGTATATTTGGAACGGTTCAGCTTCATTTTTTACTCTCTGAGTGTGTCGAAGGTTTCTGCCAGATGTTACATATGATCCCCGACTTTCCTTAACTTTACTACCATATCATCGATATATACTTTCATAGTATCTCCTATGTGCTCTTTGAACATTCGATTAACCAACCTTTGAAAGGTAGATCctacattcttcaggccgaaaggcataacGTTGTAATAGTATATCCCTCTCTCTCACATGAATGTTGTCTTCTCTTGGTCGGCTGGgtccatcttgatttggttgtaaccatCCAGGCGTCCAagaatgttagcatctcgtgtccagctgtgGCGTCAACCATAGCATCAATATgcggcagcgggaatggatcttttgggcatgcCTTGTTGcgatcggtgaagtccacgcatactctccacttcccattctttttgggcACTACCACTACATTTGACAGCCACTATGAATACTTTACCTCTCTTATTTTGTTTGATGCTAGCAGGTTGTCCAcctcctggttgattaccttgtTTCTTTCGGCCGCGAACTTTCTTCGTCTGTGCTGGATAGGCTTGCATCCTGGATCTACACTCAGCTTGTGCGTTATGATAGACGGGACTATCCCTACCATGTCGTCATGGGACcatgcgaaacaatccatgttgGCTTGCAAGAACTTGATTAGGTGCTGCCTGAGGTCACTTGTGCACTCTGCCCCTATTAGCACTGTTCTTTCCGGGTGCAGTCTGTCCaagttgatttgatccagctcctCGGCTGGGGGCTCGATGTCCTCGTCCTAGAcgtgctgcttctgtaattgctatgtttGGGGGCTAGCTCTGCATTTTAGTACCTTCTTATAGCATCCCTGATGCGTGAATTTTATATAAGGtatttaccctatatttacacgcatttctatggcatctagctacaaatattccccgaatagtctactttggtatAGACCGTGTTAATTACAGGAATGAGCCGGAAGGAGcataatcgagcctaaacttgccCCGTTTGCATGCATTTCAGAGAAAGAAGAATCGGAGCCCGAATATTGTTACCtagggatgcgtgaagtggttACGGAAGATGCTTCGAGTGCACCTATGCTTATATGGTGTTGTTGCCCTCGATTTACTAGATTGGTTGCCTAAACCATTCAATCGAACTCCTTTGGACGaagaaagaactcgatcgagtacttagcttactcgatcgagatgggtATATtttgagttcctcgatcgagcacctagttgtctcgatcgagatgtttgccATCTATtatcttcgatcgagtagtttgattctactcgatcgagaggtttagtcTGATATGCAATCCTTAGTTAATTTGCGGATATCCTAATTTGTAATTGAGAATAAATAGGAAAAGGACGGCAGTCATAGAATTCTTCGTCTCTCTCTCATTCCTTCTCTTAGAACTCTACTCTTGAAACTTAAATACTCCATTGCTTGGATCTCTATTGTTTTcggtatttctaatctttatTTCAATTATTCGTTATTGTAATTCTTATTCTTGTTCTTTTTAGTTTCTCTTTATTATTCTTTCCCTTGATTCGTTTAGCAATCTATCATCAtgttgaatttgtttgtcttatttgttATCGTTAGTTCCTTAattattatgcatagctaattcttctatgctaggacataggggagccatggtaattaggggatttatgaataggtgattagggcTTGGTGCAATTTAggtctgtgttgttaatcattgcatttAGTAGTGATTAGTTACTTGAGTCGATGCATTTAACTAATTGaattggtacaccttgacctagatcgagagattggaaaggGTAAGATCTGCAATGAACATTAGAGCAtgctagtgagggtgaaagctaagctagtaaTGTTTTAAGGCGAATaacggaccgagaggactttttcaTCACCCTGCAGACCGAATTTATGCTGACCTGTGACCCTAAATTGGAttcctagaaaaccatggtgaaccgtctgtcctGGCTATCTTTCTTTATCTGCCAATTTCTCTCAAGTTTAATCCTTGTCTCTTCTCCGCTCTCTTTCCTTataacttcgtagtttagaactaaaacaatcaaaaccccaagaaacggttacttagacagact
Encoded here:
- the LOC141601008 gene encoding uncharacterized protein LOC141601008, with product MQAYPAQTKKVRGRKKQGNQPGGGQPASIKQNKRGKVFIVAVKCSGSAQKEWEVEKYEQAFRELKHYLSTPSLLSKPEQGEPLFLYVAVTEVAVSANLVREQDKEQRPVYYVSKSLLPAETRYEPRTAIKSHALEDFVSDFSLAIQNPTDKEILTLKGDKDIKVWQMHIDGASNQRRAGVGLILRYLHEDLIAQAVRCEFKATNNETEYEALILGMQLALELAIRNLQVYSESLLIVNHINDEYVAKDLKMIAYLKVANELKQKFKDCKLKQVPRDQNVEADALETPGATFKPT